ATCAACCAAAAGGTTTTGATAGAGAAGGTTATTTAATGGAACTGTAATTGCCAAAACAACAATAACAGCAATGCCCAAACCGATCGCTGTATCAACTTTTTTGGACAAAGCCAAAAAAGTACACATACCAAGAAAGAAGGCCAACGCCATATTCTCAACAAAAACGGCCTTAACGAACAAACTGATTAAATGTTCCATTTAGAACGCCTCCCTTACACGCGAATGGGCTGCAATCTTAAAGTCAGGCTCTTCAATTTGATCCGTTTTATAAGAACGCAACACCCAAATAACCAAGCCAATCACGAAGAACGCACTTGGAGGAAGCAGCATTAAACCATTAGGCTGATACCAACCGCCGTTCTGAACAGTGGCAAATATTTCAACACCAAAAAGCTTACCAGCGCCGAGTAATTCACGGAAGAAAGCAACCACGATCAACATAGCACTGTAGCCTAAGCCATTACCAATACCATCAACAAAGCTCATCACTGGACCGTTTTTCATGGCAAACGCTTCTGCGCGGCCCATTACGATACAGTTAGTGATGATAAGACCAACAAACACAGAAAGCTGCTTACTGATCTCATAAGCAAACGCTTTAAGAATTTGATCAACCACAATAACCAAAGAGGCAATAATGATCATTTGAACAATGATACGAATACTGTTTGGAATATGATTACGAATGATCGCAATAAAAAAGCTAGAAAAAGCGGTTACTAACGTTAGGGCAATCGCCATAACCAAACTAACACTTAAACTGCTCGTTACCGCCAACGCTGAACAAATACCCAAGATTTGCAAAGCAATCGGGTTATTCGCAAGAATTGGCCCAAAGAGGACTTTTCTAAATTCAGACATTATTGAACTCCTTCGCTACGAAGTTTTGCCAAGAAAGGACCAAAGCCCTCCTCACCTAACCAGTATTGAACAAGATTAGTGACACCACGACTCGTCAGGGTTGCACCAGACAAACCATCCACTTTATAAGCTGCTTTTGGATCTGAGCTATCTACACTACCTTTAACAAGATGAAGCACTGCTTCGCCTTGGTCGTCATAGACCTCCTTACCTTTCCACAACGCTTTCCAGTTAGGATTATCAACTTCCCCCCCCAACCCAGGCGTTTCACCCTGAGAATAGAAGCCAAAGCCAATCACAGTATTGAAATCGCTTTTCAATGCAATGAAGCCATACATAGTAGACCATAGGCCATAACCATGAACTGGAACAATGATTCGGTCTATATCATCACCTGATTTAACAAGGTAGACAGCTGAAAAGTTCGCGCGGCGTTTAATGCTAGCAGGATCATTCTCACCGCTCAAAGCAACAGACAACTGCGGATCTTTCGAGGCCGCTTTCTGATCATAAGTAGCAGGGTTAATACCCGCTGCTTTAATTTCAGCTTGCGTTGCGAAGGCGCCTGTTTGCAAATTAACGATGCGAGTTTCTACTGTTTCGAAAATCTCATCTACTGATTTACCAGATACAAGCATACCAGCCGAAGACAAAATGTTTCGCTTACGGTCTAGATCCTTATTAGCCTTTTGGATTGGCTTAAGCCCTACCGCTGCCACAGCAACAAAAATAGAACAAACCAAACACAAGGATAAGGCAACTATAATGGTCTTTTTAATACTATCGTTACTACTAGCCATTGCGTGCAATCCTCCGCTTAATGTTCGCCTGAATCACAAAGTGATCAATAAATGGTGCAAACAAATTCGCAAACAAAATCGCCAACATCATACCTTCTGGGTACGCTGGGTTAACAACTCGAATAAGCACGACCATTAAACCGATTAATGCGCCATAGAACCATTTACCACGATTCGTCATCGATGCAGATACTGGATCCGTCGCCATATACATCATACCAAAAGCAAAACCACCTAAAACAAGGTGCCAATACCATGGTGTAGCGAACATAGGGTTAGTATCAGAGCCAATGGAGTTAAACAATGCAGAAGTTAGTACCATGCCTAGCATAACACCAGCAACGATTCGCCATGAAGCAATTCGCATTATTAACAATACAGATCCGCCAATTAGAATCGCTAACGTAGACGTTTCACCCATTGAGCCTTGGATAAAGCCAAAGAAGGCATCAGACCAACCAACAGTCAAACCTGAAATACCATCAGCAGCAAGCTGGCTCAATGCTGTTGCACCAGAAAAACCATCAATCGCCGTCCAAACCGCATCACCAGACATAGAAGCTGGGTAAGCAAAGAACAAGAAAGCACGACCAGCTAATGCAGGGTTAAGGAAGTTCTTGCCCGTACCGCCAAACACTTCTTTTGCAAGCACAACACCAAAACTAATCCCTAAGGCAACTTGCCATAAAGGAACCGTTGCAGGTAATGAAAGCGCAAACAGAATGGAAGTAACAAAAAAGCCTTCGTTTATTTCATGCTTTCGCACAGAAGAAAACAACACTTCCCAGAAACCACCAACAGCAAACGTAACAAGATAAACAGGCAAGAAATACATTGCACCGTAAATCATGTTGTCCCATATGCTTGATGCGTCATAATTGGTCAAACCACCAATAACGGCATGACGCCAAGTGTCCGCTGGCGTAACACCCATTGCATCTATAGCGGTATTCGCCTGCAGACCAATGTTGTACATACCAAAAAACATCGCTGGAAATGTACACATCCAAACCAAAATCATAATGCGCTTCATATCAACCGCATCACGAACATGGGAGCCATTTTTGGTAACAGAACTTGGACGGTAAAAAATAGTATCTACCGCTTCAAAAAGCGCATACCACTTTTCGTATTTTCCACCTGAGTGAAACTCAGGTTCTATTTTATCGAGTACTTTTCTAAGCCCCATGAATTAACCCTCTTTCTCTATTAGAGTTAGGCAATCCCGAAGGATCGGGCCATATTCGAACTTACCTGAGCAACTGTAAGTACACAAAGCCAAATCTTCGTCATCTAACTCAAGCACGCCAAGCTTCTGAGCTTGCTCCGTATCATTCACAACCAACGCACGTAACAACTGAGTTGGCAAAATATCAAGCGGCATAACACGCTCAAAATTACCAAGTGGCAACATAGTACGATCACTACCGTTGGTCGTCGTTGTCATATCAAATGATTTTTTACCTGTGAGCTTTGACAAAAAGACATTCATAAGAGAATGTTTTTCTACACCGGCACGAAGATAATGCATCATCTGGCGCTCACGACCTTCAAGCAATACGCAGACTTGATTGTGATAACGACCTAAGTAAGAAAAAGGACCTGCAGCATTACGACCTGAAAGTACGGAACCAGAAATAACTCGGTTCTCACCGTCAGCTAATTCGCCCGCCACAAGATCTTCTAAGCTTGCACCCACTTGAGTACGAACCAATCGAGGGTTTTTAACCTGAGGTCCCGCCAATGCGATAACACGCTCAACGTTAAGTTCACCAGTAACAAAAAGCTTGCCAATAGCGACAACATCTTGGTAATTGATAGACCAAACTGTTTTTTTATCACTAACTGGATCAAGGAAATGGATATGCGTACCAGCAAGACCAGCAGGGTGCACACCAGAGAACTCTTCAACCGTTACATCTGACGTAGTCGGAATTTTAGTTCCGGTCGCTTTACAAACAAACACCTTACCCGTCGTCAAACGTGCTAATACCGTCAGGCCATCAGCAAACGCCTCAGCCTGATCTGCAAGCACAACTTCTGGAGAAGCGGCCAACGGATTAGTGTCCATAGCAGTAACGAAAATAGAGCTTGGCGCCGAAGCAATTTCAGGCACTTTCGAAAAAGGACGTGTACGAAACGAGGTCCATAGTCCAGACTCAACTAGATTATCAACCACTTTATTACGTTCTAATGATTTTAATTCAGAACCAGAATAAGCGGCAAAAGTTTCAGACTCATCACCTTCCACTCTGATAACAACAGATTGAAAAACACGTCTTTCACCACGATTGACAGCGGTTACCGTACCAGAAGCAGGAGCCGTGTATTTAACACCTTCCGTTTTCTTATCTGTAAAGATAACTTGCCCTTTCTTTACCTTATCCCCTTCCTTGACAAACATGGTGGGTTTCATTCCATGGTAATCAGGACCGATCACAGCGACTGTTCTTGCGGCAGCTGCCATCTCAATCACTTGAATGGGAGCACCTGAGATCGGAAGATCTAGGCCTTTTGAAATTTTAAACATATGTTCTGCCCAACAATAAATTGAACACAAAAAGCGTAATGTGTAATGCTCATACCCCCCTCCGGGAAAACATGTATAAGCGAACAACTAATATTAAATTAATTGTAAAACACAAACTCACTTCACCAAAAAACCGACGTATTATAAAGATCATTAACGACATTGACCAGCTCATCACGATGTCTTTAAGCGCCAACTTTTACTTAAAAGCACAAGTTTGTCTTTATTGGTTGATTTCATGTACCAAAAAGCACTTTTTTGTTTTTTTCGCTACACCCCTCAGAATTTCTCACTTCTCTGCGGTAATCGAAATAAATGAAATCCAAATTAAGCATTTAAGAGTATATAAACAGACCTCATTTTAGTGAGTTGCCATACTAGGTTGAAAACGACACAATATCGCCTAACAAATGAATAGGCTCAAAACATGGAAGCACAACTATGATTAAACCAGAAGCTCAAATTCATATTAAAAACTTACGTTTACGAACCTACATTGGATTCAATGATTCCGAAAAAAATAACAAACAAGATGTTATTATCAATGCTTGGATACACTATCCAGCTACCCAAGCCTACGATACAGATGATGTCGAAAATGCGGTAAATTACAGAACGCTTTGCAAAGAAATGATAGCTTATACTGAGAACAACCGCTTTCTTTTGCTAGAAAAGCTGACAGCAGACTTACTTGAGCTCTGCATGGCACCCAAAAATGTGACATTCGCAAAGATAGAAGTTGCTAAACCACACGCCCTGCGTTTCGCGGATTCCGTGTCCCTTACATTGTCAGCAAATAGAGAACAATAAGCCCAACATGCCACAGACAACATCAATAACGTTAAAGCCCGGCTTCAAGAATTTAATTAGTGGTCTAGACGGCAGCCGCAAAGCATTGCAGCTGCTTGCTATTGCCTCTGAGCACAGTTTGCCTATTCTCTTTATGGCCAATACGGTGGGTGAATTGAATGAGCTAGAAGACGAGCTACAATTTCTAAATCAGAACAAAAAAGAGCTACTTAGATTCAGTGACTGGGAAACACTTCCGTACGATGCTTTTTCGCCACATCAAGACATTGTTTCACAACGCTTAGAAACACTTGCTAAGCTAACAGAAACAAAGAACCCCATCATCCTCACAACCGTCGCCTCTTGCTTAACTCGGCTTTGTCCAAGACAACATCTGGACGCCCAACGCTTTCACCTAAAAGAAGGCCAAGAGCTTCCGTTAGAACAATTGTCTAAAAAGCTCACCAGCGCTGGTTACTTGAATGTGAATAACGTCCATGAACACGGTGAATACGCCATTCGCGGTGCCTTAATGGACGTTTATCCGATGGGCGCAGAAAACCCAATAAGAATCGATTGGTTCGACAATGAGATCGATTCTATTCGCTGGTTTGACACTGAAACGCAGCGTAGTATCGACAAAGTCAGCGAAATAAAAATGCTCCCTGCGAAGGAGTTTCCAACTACATCACAAGGCATACAACAGTTTCGCAAAGCCTTTCGTGAACGCTTTAATAATGCCCCGCTATCGAGCCCCATTTATCAAGACATTTCCAGCGGCCTAATACCCGCGGGGATTGAATACTATTTGCCTTTATTTTTTGAACACACCGCGACAGTATTCGACTATCTACCTGAAAATACACTCATCATTCGTTCTGATACGTTCAATGAACAGCTCGCCAGCATTCAACTCGATTTCAAAAACCGACACGAGTCACTTAATTACAATATAGAACGCCCTATTTTAAAGCCTGACGAAGTTTGCCTAAAAGAAGACGAACTGTTCGCCGCGCTTAACCAATTTCCTGCTGTGCTTTTTTCAACCTCGGGCGAACACCCACTCTATAAAGCATTAACGTCTGTAAAAATCGAATCGAAAAATACAGAGCCGCTTCACAAGCTACAAGATTATCTGAGCAAGACAGGCACCCGAACCCTCATCGTTGCTGAATCAGCAGGCCGACGAGAAGCATTATTAGAATTACTCAAAAAACACAAAATTAAACCCAAGCAAGTCAATGACTGGAAAGCCTTCACTAAGTCGACGCAATCATTAGCCATAACAGAAGGCAATATTAGCCGCGGTTTTGTCATCGGCGATGAGTTAACACTCATTGCAGAAAGCGAGATACTCGGTGAACGCGTCTCGCAACACCGAAGACGCAACAAGCACAGCAATATCAGCGAAGATGCGATTATTCGCAACCTGACGGAATTAAGAATGAACGCCCCCGTGGTGCACATAGATCATGGCGTTGGGCGTTACCTTGGCCTTACCAACTTACACATTGATGGGCAAGAAACTGAACTGCTCACACTGGGTTACGCGAACGACGCCAAACTCTACGTGCCTGTTTCTTCATTGCAGCTGATTTCTCGCTACACTGGCGCAGACGAAGATACCGCACCGCTTCATAAACTAGGCACGGACAAATGGAGTATTGCGAAACAAAAAGCCGCAGAAAAAGCCCGTGATACGGCCGCAGAGCTACTAGAAATTTACGCCCAGCGTGAAGCTCGCGTTGGTTATGCTTTCGCAAAACCAGATGATCAATATGAACTTTTTTCATCCGGCTTCCCATTCGAGGAAACGCCGGACCAGCAAATGGCCATTGATGCTGTAATGCAAGACATGTCGTCGAGAAAACCAATGGACAGATTGGTGTGTGGCGATGTGGGTTTCGGTAAAACAGAAGTCGCCATGCGTGCCGCCTTTTTGGCCGTTCAAGATGGCAAACAAGTTGCTGTTCTCGTCCCCACGACGCTTCTGGCTCAGCAACATTATGAGAACTTTTGTGATCGTTTTGCCGACTGGCCAGTTGAAATAGAACTATTATCCCGCTTTCGCTCTGGCAAACAATCCAACGTGTCTATTGACCGCCTAGAATCGGGCAAAGCTGACATTGTGATAGGCACCCACAAGCTGATACAGAGCGGCATAAAATTCGCCAATCTTGGGCTTGTCATCATAGATGAAGAACATCGCTTTGGTGTGAAGCAAAAAGAACAATTCAAGGCTCTAAGAGCAGAAGTCGACATACTGACGCTCACAGCAACACCAATACCAAGAACGCTCAACATGTCTTTGTCTGGCATTCGCGATCTGTCTATTATCGCCACACCACCAGCGAAGCGTTTATCGGTAAAAACCTTCGTAAAACAAAAAGATGAGCATCAAATAAAAGAAGCTATCCTACGAGAACTACATCGTGGCGGGCAGGTTTATTATTTACACAACGAAGTGCAAACCATTCAAAAAGCCGCCGAAGAATTAGAGGAACTCATTCCTGAAGCGCGAGTTATTGTCGGCCACGGCCAAATGCGCGAAAGAGAGCTGGAACAAGTAATGTCCGACTTCTATCACAAAAGAGCGAACGTACTCGTTTGCTCTACCATAATAGAAACTGGCATAGATATTCCTAACGCCAACACCATTATCATTGAACGTGCCGACAAGTTTGGTTTGGCTCAGCTACATCAATTACGAGGCCGAGTGGGTCGGTCTCATCACCAAGCTTATGCCTACTTACTCACACCAAATGATCGCAAGGTCACAGGCGATGCAGAAAAGCGCCTGGAAGCCATCACGCTTGCCGACACCCTTGGCGCCGGATTCACGCTAGCCACCCATGACTTAGAAATACGCGGGACAGGCGAACTGCTAGGCGAGGGACAAAGTGGTCATATCGAGCACGTTGGCTTCTCATTATTTATGGACATGCTCGACAGAGCGGTTAAATCCTTAAAAAATGGCGAGTCACCTAATGTAGACATCACCTCACCGGCGCAAACTGACGTAAACTTGCGAGTACCAGCCCTCATTCCAGAGGATTATTTAGGTGATGTACATTCCCGTCTGATTCTGTATAAACGTATAGCCAGTGCAAAAGTCAGCGAAGAACTCAAAGATCTACAAGTGGAAATGATTGACCGCTTTGGATTACTACCTGACGCGACAAAAAACCTATTTCGACAAACAGAGTTGAAACTCAAGGCCGAGAGTCTCGGCATCAATAAAATTGAAGCCAATGCGAAAGAAGGTAAAATATTCTTTAACAGCAAAACACCCGTTGACCCGATGAAATTAATTAGACTCATTCAAACAAAACCCGACATGTATAAGCTGGTAGGATCTGACACTTTAAAGTTTTTAGCTCCCATGAACAGCGCAGAAGAGCGCTTCCAACAAACGACAAAGACTTTGGAATTATTACATTGAAAACCCTGATTATTAGCCTTTTATCCCTTACTTTATTAAATACACACCTTTTTGCTGACGACGGGGAAATCAACACGGATACCGCAAGAGCCTATGAGGCCCATCTTGTGACCTTCATGTGGCCGGAAGGCCAATCTAGCGAACAAATTAACTACAAAAATGTGTTATCGACAGGAAACCTTCTACGACTAACCAAAGGCGAGGAAGACAAATTAAGTACAACCAGCAGCACGCCTGGATCTACCCCCTTTGGCAATATTGAAGAGCGACTTGGCGGACACGTTAAAATCTTAGCCAACCAACAATGGACGCTGATATTCAACCACCCTGGAGATACCATCAGCAAAACCTTCCATAGCGAGCAAGAGAAAGACGGCTATCCAGAACTTACTGGCAGCATCTCGGTAAAACTAGGACGATATTTGGAGTCAGACATCCGCTACCAGCATTATTTATTTGATAGCTTCACACAGCCAAATACCCAAGGACAAAGCGGCAAGGGATCATTTTTTTCGCAAGGGCGAAACACACTTGATACACAGACAGAGTTCAAAGAGTTTGATCCAGCATTGGTACTAGCTCTGAATCAACGCAATAAAACAGCCAGTAAAAAAGTGAATTACTTAGATCATCCAACCATTGGTACTTTGCTGTATTTTGAGCCAATTGAACTGGAAGATGCAATGGACAAAATTGCACTGCTATCGATGATGCCCGAAACTGGGAAAAGCCTGAACTATGATGAATTGCAAAGCACCAACGAGCTGTCTCTTAAATAAACAATAACAATACAAAACACATAAAAAAGGGTGAGATGCAGCGCCGCATATCACCCTTTTTCTATAGCGAGTACGTTATTAATTAATAACCTCGAGACTGAGTTAACTTCCCAATCCAAGAAACTGCTTTTTGCTCTAATGCAGAAAAGAATGACAATCCTAAACGCTCCGCCATGCCTTTTGGTTGCTTATAAACAACCTGTATCACGTCCGCATTGGCATAATGAGAAACCAAATACGCATCGCTCGTCATCACCACATCAACCAGTTTATTTTCCAATGCTTCCGAACCATACCAAGTATCACCGGTCGCAATATCTTCAATGTCTAGCTGAGGTCGCTGGCTGGAGACAAAACGTTTAAACAAACCGTGCGTGTCTTCCAAATCTTGCTTAAATTTTTCACGGCCTTCATCTGTATTTTCCCCTAACATGGTTAAGGTTCGCTTATATCGGCCAGCCGTATGGAGTTCAACATCAATCAGACTTTTATCGAGCAACCTGTGTACATTAGGAATTTGCGCAACCACGCCAATAGAGCCAAGGATAGCAAATGGCGCTGCAATAATTTTGTCGGCAACACACGCCATCATGTAACCACCACTTGCCGCGACTTTATCGACGCAAATTGTTAACGGAATATTGGCTTCACGAATACGTTGCAACTGAGAAGCCGCTAGACCATAACCATGCACGACACCACCACCACTTTCTAAACGAACCACCACTTCATCTTGTGATTTGGCCACACTTAGGATTGCCGTGATCTCTTCACGCATTGTTTCAACGGCAGAGGCTTTAATATCCCCATCAAAATCCAATACATAAAGGCGCTTTTTCTCTGCTTCGTCGGTTTTAGGTGATTTTTTCTGTGCCTTTTTCTCTAGCTTCTCCTTTTTCTTCTTTTCTTTCTCTATGCCCTTGAGTACTTTTTTGTCTAACAGCTGATGATCTAATTCAGCTTTCATTGCGTCATAGCTTTCATTCAACTTGGTAACAGATAAGCTACCGGGCTGCGATTTACGCTTACCGCTCGCAATCATCGCTAAAAGAAAACCAATCACCAAAGCGACACTAATTAACTTCAATAAAAAACCCGCATAATCAGTTAAAAATTCCAACATTACCTTCCTCTAAATAGTCATAAGCTCTTGAGATAGTGGGGCTATTTTCATCAATAGCAATGCCTATATTTATTATTCACTATAGATACTACTTACTATATGTCTTATTATCTGCACACTTTAAATCAGTGTCCCAAATAACAATAAATATAAAAGAACTAACAAGATTTTTTTACTCACGAACAAGCAGAGAAATCTTGTTATTTTTTTTGCACATTTTCAGTGCCTTCCTAAAAGGAGCAATCAATGAAACCCTCTCTATCACAAGCGTTCGGAAGGAATTTCCTCGGCGCCTCGCCACTTTGGTATAAACAAATAATCTTAGCTTTTTTGATTATCAACCCTATTGTTTTAGTTGTATTAGGGCCATTCGTTGCAGGCTGGCTATTAATTATTGAGTTTATTTTTACATTGGCAATGGCTCTAAAATGCTACCCATTGCAACCTGGAGGTTTACTTGCCATTGAAGCTGTTGTGCTTGGCCTCACCACACCCGAGGGCGTTTATACTGAAGTATCACATAACATTGAAGTTATCTTGTTGTTGATGTTCATGGTCGCTGGCATTTACTTCATGAAAGATATGCTACTGTTTATTTTTAATAAACTCTTAGTAAAAGTAAAATCCAAAGTCGTCATATCGTTAATTTTTAGCTTTTCTGCCGCCCTACTCTCTGCCTTTTTAGACGCGTTAACAGTCACGGCCGTTCTTATCAGCGTTGGTGTCGGGTTTTACTCGGTTTATCACAAAGCGGCCTCAGGTCAAAGTTCTAATAAAGCCCATGATCATGGCAAAGATGACTCCATTCTTCCGGTCAATAATGAAGACTTGAACGAGTTCCGTTCATTTCTACGAGACTTATTAATGCACGGCGCCGTCGGTACTGCTCTCGGGGGCGTATCAACCCTAGTAGGCGAACCACAAAACCTACTGATTGCCAAAGTCGCTGGCTGGGACTTTATCGAGTTCTTCCTGTATGTCGCTCCTGTCTCTATGCCTGTTTTAGTCTGTGGTTTATTAACGGTTGTTGTATTAGAAAAAACAGCCTGGTTTGACTACGGTGCGCAGTTGCCTGACACCGTTCGAGATATTCTGAACAATTTCGAGAAAGAAGAAAGTCAAAAACATACTAATAAAACGAAAGCACAACTTATTGTCCAAGGTGTTGTCGCTATCATTCTAGTGCTATCCCTCGCCTTTCATGTTGCAGAAGTCGGCTTAGTTGGTTTAATGGTCATTGTCCTATTAACGTCATTCAATGGCATTATTGAGGAACACCGCATTGGTCATGCTTTTGTAGAGTCGCTGCCTTTTACCGCTCTATTGGTGGTGTTTTTTACTATTGTATCCGTTATCCACTCTCAACATTTGTTCCAGCCAGTGATTGATGTGGTACTAAATATGCCAACAGATCGCCAGCCCATCATGCTGTTTATCGCCAATGGTTTGCTCTCGGCAATCAGTGATAACGTCTTTGTCGCCACTGTCTATATTAATGAAATTAAAGCGGCATTGGATGCTGGCACCATCACTCGCGAGCACTTTGATACGTTAGCAATTGCTGTTAATACAGGCACAAACCTTCCAAGTGTTGCCACTCCCAATGGCCAAGCAGCATTCCTATTTCTATTAACATCAGCGATTGCGCCACTACTACGCCTGTCTTACGGTAAAATGGTTTGGATGGCTCTGCCTTACACTATCGTACTGAGTATCGTCGGTGGCCTTTGCGTCGCTTACTTACTGTAGATATTCTGCGGTGCATAAAATAACAAAAAAGCCCTCTTCAGTTTGAGGGCTTTTTTATTTCTACACATTCAAAAAAAAGTAGAATTAATGCTTAATTCGCCATAAAGACTGACCTGATTTTTTATCAATTAAATCCAGTCGCTCTTCATGCGCCTTTAATTCATCTTCGCTGGCTCGAATAATTTTCAATGCGGGCCGATCTGGAGAAAAACGTCGAATTTCGCCCAATTCACCCTCTTGCTTAGAATCCGAATCTGAATTATTCGCCAATCCTAAACTGGTTTGTCCACCCGTCATCAATAAGTACACGTCAGCAAGAATCTCAGCGTCTAAGAGCGCTCCATGCAATTCTCGATGAGAGTTATCAATGCCATAACGTCGACACAAAATATTCAGATTGTTTTTCTGGCCCGGGTGTTTCTTT
This genomic stretch from Marinomonas primoryensis harbors:
- a CDS encoding Na(+)-translocating NADH-quinone reductase subunit A, whose product is MFKISKGLDLPISGAPIQVIEMAAAARTVAVIGPDYHGMKPTMFVKEGDKVKKGQVIFTDKKTEGVKYTAPASGTVTAVNRGERRVFQSVVIRVEGDESETFAAYSGSELKSLERNKVVDNLVESGLWTSFRTRPFSKVPEIASAPSSIFVTAMDTNPLAASPEVVLADQAEAFADGLTVLARLTTGKVFVCKATGTKIPTTSDVTVEEFSGVHPAGLAGTHIHFLDPVSDKKTVWSINYQDVVAIGKLFVTGELNVERVIALAGPQVKNPRLVRTQVGASLEDLVAGELADGENRVISGSVLSGRNAAGPFSYLGRYHNQVCVLLEGRERQMMHYLRAGVEKHSLMNVFLSKLTGKKSFDMTTTTNGSDRTMLPLGNFERVMPLDILPTQLLRALVVNDTEQAQKLGVLELDDEDLALCTYSCSGKFEYGPILRDCLTLIEKEG
- a CDS encoding NADH:ubiquinone reductase (Na(+)-transporting) subunit D: MSEFRKVLFGPILANNPIALQILGICSALAVTSSLSVSLVMAIALTLVTAFSSFFIAIIRNHIPNSIRIIVQMIIIASLVIVVDQILKAFAYEISKQLSVFVGLIITNCIVMGRAEAFAMKNGPVMSFVDGIGNGLGYSAMLIVVAFFRELLGAGKLFGVEIFATVQNGGWYQPNGLMLLPPSAFFVIGLVIWVLRSYKTDQIEEPDFKIAAHSRVREAF
- the mfd gene encoding transcription-repair coupling factor, with product MPQTTSITLKPGFKNLISGLDGSRKALQLLAIASEHSLPILFMANTVGELNELEDELQFLNQNKKELLRFSDWETLPYDAFSPHQDIVSQRLETLAKLTETKNPIILTTVASCLTRLCPRQHLDAQRFHLKEGQELPLEQLSKKLTSAGYLNVNNVHEHGEYAIRGALMDVYPMGAENPIRIDWFDNEIDSIRWFDTETQRSIDKVSEIKMLPAKEFPTTSQGIQQFRKAFRERFNNAPLSSPIYQDISSGLIPAGIEYYLPLFFEHTATVFDYLPENTLIIRSDTFNEQLASIQLDFKNRHESLNYNIERPILKPDEVCLKEDELFAALNQFPAVLFSTSGEHPLYKALTSVKIESKNTEPLHKLQDYLSKTGTRTLIVAESAGRREALLELLKKHKIKPKQVNDWKAFTKSTQSLAITEGNISRGFVIGDELTLIAESEILGERVSQHRRRNKHSNISEDAIIRNLTELRMNAPVVHIDHGVGRYLGLTNLHIDGQETELLTLGYANDAKLYVPVSSLQLISRYTGADEDTAPLHKLGTDKWSIAKQKAAEKARDTAAELLEIYAQREARVGYAFAKPDDQYELFSSGFPFEETPDQQMAIDAVMQDMSSRKPMDRLVCGDVGFGKTEVAMRAAFLAVQDGKQVAVLVPTTLLAQQHYENFCDRFADWPVEIELLSRFRSGKQSNVSIDRLESGKADIVIGTHKLIQSGIKFANLGLVIIDEEHRFGVKQKEQFKALRAEVDILTLTATPIPRTLNMSLSGIRDLSIIATPPAKRLSVKTFVKQKDEHQIKEAILRELHRGGQVYYLHNEVQTIQKAAEELEELIPEARVIVGHGQMRERELEQVMSDFYHKRANVLVCSTIIETGIDIPNANTIIIERADKFGLAQLHQLRGRVGRSHHQAYAYLLTPNDRKVTGDAEKRLEAITLADTLGAGFTLATHDLEIRGTGELLGEGQSGHIEHVGFSLFMDMLDRAVKSLKNGESPNVDITSPAQTDVNLRVPALIPEDYLGDVHSRLILYKRIASAKVSEELKDLQVEMIDRFGLLPDATKNLFRQTELKLKAESLGINKIEANAKEGKIFFNSKTPVDPMKLIRLIQTKPDMYKLVGSDTLKFLAPMNSAEERFQQTTKTLELLH
- the folX gene encoding dihydroneopterin triphosphate 2'-epimerase; the encoded protein is MIKPEAQIHIKNLRLRTYIGFNDSEKNNKQDVIINAWIHYPATQAYDTDDVENAVNYRTLCKEMIAYTENNRFLLLEKLTADLLELCMAPKNVTFAKIEVAKPHALRFADSVSLTLSANREQ
- a CDS encoding Na(+)-translocating NADH-quinone reductase subunit C, whose product is MASSNDSIKKTIIVALSLCLVCSIFVAVAAVGLKPIQKANKDLDRKRNILSSAGMLVSGKSVDEIFETVETRIVNLQTGAFATQAEIKAAGINPATYDQKAASKDPQLSVALSGENDPASIKRRANFSAVYLVKSGDDIDRIIVPVHGYGLWSTMYGFIALKSDFNTVIGFGFYSQGETPGLGGEVDNPNWKALWKGKEVYDDQGEAVLHLVKGSVDSSDPKAAYKVDGLSGATLTSRGVTNLVQYWLGEEGFGPFLAKLRSEGVQ
- a CDS encoding NADH:ubiquinone reductase (Na(+)-transporting) subunit B, which encodes MGLRKVLDKIEPEFHSGGKYEKWYALFEAVDTIFYRPSSVTKNGSHVRDAVDMKRIMILVWMCTFPAMFFGMYNIGLQANTAIDAMGVTPADTWRHAVIGGLTNYDASSIWDNMIYGAMYFLPVYLVTFAVGGFWEVLFSSVRKHEINEGFFVTSILFALSLPATVPLWQVALGISFGVVLAKEVFGGTGKNFLNPALAGRAFLFFAYPASMSGDAVWTAIDGFSGATALSQLAADGISGLTVGWSDAFFGFIQGSMGETSTLAILIGGSVLLIMRIASWRIVAGVMLGMVLTSALFNSIGSDTNPMFATPWYWHLVLGGFAFGMMYMATDPVSASMTNRGKWFYGALIGLMVVLIRVVNPAYPEGMMLAILFANLFAPFIDHFVIQANIKRRIARNG
- the sohB gene encoding protease SohB, which translates into the protein MLEFLTDYAGFLLKLISVALVIGFLLAMIASGKRKSQPGSLSVTKLNESYDAMKAELDHQLLDKKVLKGIEKEKKKKEKLEKKAQKKSPKTDEAEKKRLYVLDFDGDIKASAVETMREEITAILSVAKSQDEVVVRLESGGGVVHGYGLAASQLQRIREANIPLTICVDKVAASGGYMMACVADKIIAAPFAILGSIGVVAQIPNVHRLLDKSLIDVELHTAGRYKRTLTMLGENTDEGREKFKQDLEDTHGLFKRFVSSQRPQLDIEDIATGDTWYGSEALENKLVDVVMTSDAYLVSHYANADVIQVVYKQPKGMAERLGLSFFSALEQKAVSWIGKLTQSRGY